Within the Pseudorasbora parva isolate DD20220531a chromosome 20, ASM2467924v1, whole genome shotgun sequence genome, the region CCTTCAACCAACAGCAGTATGCCTACAGAACCAACAGGTCTACTGAAGATGCTATCACTACAGCCCTGCATACAGCATTGTCACACCTGGAGCGCCAAGGCAGCTATGTGAGGATGCTTTTTATCGACTATAGTTCTGCATTCAACACAGTCATCCCGGATAGGTTGGTAGCTAAACTGTTGGATTTAGGCTTTTCCACCTCTATCTGTCTCTGGATTAAGGACTTCCTGACCAACCGCCCACAGGCTAATTTTTACCCCTCACCATTAACAAATTTTGATATTGCCaatggtgttttaaaaaaaacaaatatttgttttaaagtCAAACTCTTTCCAGTTGTGGCTGTTGATTCCCTTCCGACATTCTACACATGACTCATCgtcaatacatttgtttagttcAGACTTCCCACTTTGTCTTTATATGGAGTTTAGTAGTTTACTTGTAGGTACCAAAATCACTTGatgaaaacaaacatttatttaagatCAGAGAATGAATGCAATGTACTTCCCTTAAATAAATGTGTTGTGATCTGTGAAAACCCGTCACATGGTGAAATTTTACCTTTTACATCTTTTGATACCATATGAAAGCTGTGGTCAAGTCCTTTTCAAACAAATTATTTATGGCTTGTCTGAAACAAAAGTTATGGTTATATAACTTttgttccccccccccccccccccatcacaTCCCAAGCAGTTGTAAAACTTTAAAGTTCTTTACCACTTTATATCCACCAAGAATTGTCCAGACTGATCAGAGGGCTAATTATCTAAAATGCTCAAGTTTTTAATTCGCTCAATAATACGCAGTGTATATCCAGTGCTTGTCATCCAGCGAGTCAGGGGTCATTGGAAAGCTTCCATCATACCTTTAATGTCCtttttttgacctttgatgctTAGGAATTAGTGCATCGAGGCATGGTCTGAGTGGGACGAAGGTGTCCCTTTGCTTTTATTCTCAATCTGTAAAATGGTGCCGGAGTCTCTCAAGTTCAGCCGATCAGAGCTGGTCTTTGGACATATTTTGAGAGGACCACTGAAACAGAGAATGAGAAAACGTGTGTGCTAGCTCGTAAACATTAGCTGAAGCTCAGGGGGAAGATGAAAATGTGGGCTCTCCAAACTGTCCACCTTTTCCCTCCTGGTGTGATGCCCATGGGAATAGTTGGTTTGGATACTTTACATGTCTAAATGTTTTGTTGTCTTTTGCTATGTACCGTTAAACTGATGTTAATGCGCATTTGTCTCTTTTTGCCCTAGACCTGACGGTGCTGAAAAAGGAGAGTGAAGAACTGAATGAAATGGAAGAGAAAGATCAATTTAAGAATAATTATTTAACAGGGGAAAAACCTTTTAATTGCTCGCTGGCTGAAAAGTTTTTGTCACAAAAAAAGTCTAAAAATAAGGGAACTAAAAGTCATTTcatctgccaacagtgtggaaacgGATTCACTCTAAAAAGCAGCCTTAACAGGCACATGagcgttcacactggagagCCGTACTCATGTCcccagtgtggaaagagtttctgTAATAAAGGACACCTTAACgcccacatgagaattcacacaggAAAGTGCCCTTTcgcctgccaacagtgtggaaagagtttcggTAAAAAAGTAAGCCTTGaagtccacatgagaattcacactggagagaagcctttcacctgcaaacggtgtggaaagagtttcactgtAAAAGGAAACTTTAACCGGCACATgagtattcacactggagagaagccttacacctgccaacattGTGGAAGAAGTTTCAACCtaaaagaaagtcttagcagacacatgagagttcacactggagagaagccgttcacctGCCGACATTGTGTAAAGAGTTTTGATCGACATGAAAACTTTCAAGACCACATGAgacttcacactggagagacACCCTACACCTGCCATCAGTGTGGAAAGAATTTCACTCTAAAAGTAAACCTTAACAGACACATGAGACTGCACTCGGGAGAGCAACTCCACACATGCcttcagtgtggaaagagtttcagtcgAAAACAAACCTTTGAAaaccacatgagaattcacactggagagaagccgttcacctGCAAACAATGTGGAACAAGTTTCAGCCGAAAAGTAAGCCTTGACagccacatgagaattcacactggagagaagccgtttacatgccaacaatgtggaaaaagtttcaaCCGTAAAGCAAGACTTGACaggcacatgagaattcactcTGGAGAGAAGCAGTTCAACTGCCAACAATGTGGAAAAAGCTTCAACCGAAAAGAGAGCCTTGACagtcacatgagaattcactctggagagaagccgttcaaCTGCCAACAATGTGGAAAAAGCTTCAACCGAAAAGAGAGCCTTGACagtcacatgagaattcactctggagagaagccgttcctctgccaacaatgtggaaaaagtttcaaCCGAAAAGAGAGCCTTGACagtcacatgagaattcactctggagagaagccgttcaactgccaacaatgtggaaaaagtttcaaCCGAAAAGAGAGCCTTGTCagtcacatgagaattcactctggagagaagccgttcaactgccaacaatgtggaaaaagtttcaaCCGAAAAGAGAGCCTTAACAGGCACATAAGAATTCACACgggagagaagccgttcacaTGTGGTCACTGTGGGAAAAgttttagaaataaaacagtACTGGACtaccacatgagaattcacactggagagaagccgttcacctgccaacaatgtggaaaaagtttcaaCCGAAAAGAGAGCCTTAACaggcacatgagaattcacaccaAGCGGAAACCTCCCacaatctctcttgaagccaatacggaagtaatgtaaactgcaattcctcaactggccactagaggcaggctccagaaggagcagaatctcattgagccccatgataaaattctcaactttacagcagaaaaaaaacatgtttacagcctggtacaaattgtggtttttgcctatacggctaattttgaccttcatgataactgtgaggggggtgattttaaatgaactcattcatttacgtTATATATAGCCGTaaatttctgcataattaagggcgtggttacaggtggatagccatttatctgccgtttatagtcattgcatcacctcagctccgcacCCATAcggcctttttgcccattttctgttttcCAGGAGTGAcgcgcgatgactcgctcacaagatggcgacgcccagctcgcccctagaacggcttatcggaatcctatgggtgacgtcacggatactacgtccatatttttttacagtctatgcttcAAACgggagagaagccgttcacaTGTGGTCGCTGTGGGAAAAGTTTTAGGTATAAAATAGTTCTGGACTACCACATGAGTATTCATGAATGAGAGAACTGGTTTTACAAGTTTTCAGTGTGGAATGAATTTCACAGACAGGAAACACCTCATGTTTGAGAGACtgaataatgtaataataatttgcactttgagattcttctgaaagaaaagtgcgttataaataaaatctattattattattaatgtgatGTTTATTGTAAGAGTACTAAATCACCTtagagcagtggttttcaaaccctgggtttaaaaaaaaatttagtcGCCAGGATGATTTAAGGAAAATGGAGTTCCATTAAAAATAACTCAAGTAAATAAGCTTCTGTGACTAGTGACTCTTATTATTCTGACACAAGACTGagaacatacatacatacacttcTTATTGTAACATCATACACACAATTATCTGTTTTGCGCAAACTTATACACCATTTAACACAGATTTTTTGGTTTCACTGATTGTGTATTAAGTGTTGTTCCTGTCCTCACCAAgccatttcttcttcagttTGACATATGAGTTATACATTTCACTGTTGATTTATGTATTGAACTAAGAAGTAAAACAAGGCCAGTAATCATGTTagatgtttattgttttcatataaccacatacatataaatagtTATACTTACGAACTGGAACATTTTCCTACCACAAACAGGCAAAACCCGGTCACAGTAAATGCCACCATTTTGAGTATCCCATTACCGCCAAGAAGGCACCGTTAATGTTTCTCATGTGTGAAGGGGAGTTTGGTGATCTGTTTGATTCTTGTTTTAGTATTCTTAAACATTAAAAGTTAATTAAGTTTGTTTTGTTCCCAAAGGTTTATATATTtctgaattattattataacggTCCAACTCTTAGATGATTTTTATTGCTTTCCTTAAATGTGTTAATTGGTTTAGACTAAGTAGGAGGGGCTTGTCTTTTTTAAGAGGAACTTTCAGAGTTGCTCATAGAGTGAATTGGAGATAATTATTGCTGCATTTTGGGCCAATACGTTTGTTTGTACAAATATCTTTTGAACTGTTTATTCTACTTTGTTTTTTATTCCcactgtaaaatataatttgcaCTCCATTTGGAAAAcctttatttgcattttttggAATAAACACTGGATCTTTGACCTCATTCTTACGCCACTTCATTTTTACGCCTCCATCTGCCGGTACATTCAAAGCAGTGGTGTTGCTTCTGTACAAAATATTGTTGGGCCACTTTTTGCAGCAGTTTGCATACCCCTGTCTCGGTTACAATAACAAAACttgttttcataaaatcagtctATAGGCCTATACATGAAATATGtttgatttaaatatttaacagattaccaaaaagaaagtaaaaacTGCGACTGTGCTGTTGAGTTTGGTTCATTATCGTGAGACGTGGCGCTCCTCAAACAAGTTCACAGAAAGGAAACCAGATGACAGAAAGCATgtcttgttttctttattttacaatagcacaatgtaaataaacacttcacaattttaaaggtgcactatgcaactttccgtccgctagagggcgcctattcaaaacaaaggcgtagtttgattacgccaagtttgagcgcagcatcttgggacatgtggtcttcacctcacagccggtggaaaataggacagaggcagaaatcatattcatggatgcggttattaacgttactgtagtatgaagcagagcaggactgagtgttgaggagctgagcacggccactggagcgattgtgacacaaacaaacacactcgtGAAttccgggacttttattatgacgggacgggacaggacacagtcgccgggcgcgcgCACTATTTCCACTTCCGGTCAGAAGTataaggtaatgcagctctgtttatcatattagatacatttaagtgtgtttaaaatgatgttatgacattactctgtgcgttcgctcggcgctgctgtgacatgttcacactgctaagagaaaagagcttctgcagaataaaaccgaggttAACGCCTATATGACgtaattgacaggcgactccctcaaacgctatgctgacacattactccttagttaaaatagcaattttctcacaatttacaaatagttagaaacatttgggatattgtaagtactcaactgtgtttggatattttactgcaaaaatactacatagtgcacctttaaacgaTGTCCTACTCTTATTATCTGTATGACTAAAATTATGGAATATTTTATGTTTcctctacagtccctgacaaaagtcttgtcactTGTgaacaaattgacctaaagtgccgctgaaatacatttctaatcaagattttttttaaagaaatggctcattttaatcccaccagcttttgtgatgatgtttcagtgaaaaactaaactttcaaaaagtattctaatattcacagcttggtaaagcccattgagtcaatttttgcaaagacataagtgttgtcgccttgtcatatgagcttcacctgtgactaataatggatcaattaggtctcaggtgtgtataaaaagaaccccagtacactagaccttcacatcaactgcaactagacctctgcaaacatgcctaagattcaccctgagactaaagttttgattatcaagaggctgaagaccagatccactgctgatgtggcagacaccttcaatgtgtctcagcgtcaagtacagaggataaaaaaaagatttgaagagactggagacgtttttgacaaacccaggtcaggcagaccccgcaagacaactgctcgagaggaccgtttgttggctcgaaaatccaaggccagcccattttccactgcagcagagctccacgagacctggtcacctgaagtccctgtgtcaaccagaacagtttgtcggattctgtctcaaaatggcctccatggtcgattcagtgcccagaagccagcactaaacaaaagacaattgaaaaaccgtgtggcatttgccaaggcccacagcctgctaaaaggatggacgcaggaaaagtggcagaaggtggatttttcagataattcttctgttgaattacaccacagtcgccgcaaatattgcaggagacctactggtgcccgaatggatccgagattcacccagaaaacagtgaagtttggtggcggaaaaatcatggtctgggtctccagtatgggggtgtgcgagagatctgcagggtggaaggcaacatcaatagtctaaaataccaagaaatcttagctacctcttattcctaaccataaaagaggccaaattctgcagcaggacggtgctccatcgcatacttccatctccacatcaaagttcctcaaggcgaagaagatcaagatgctccaggattggccagcccagtcaccagacatgaacatcattgagcatatgtggggtaggatgaaagaggacgcatggaagacgaaaccaaagaatattgatgaactctgggaggcatgcaagactgcttttttttagctattcctgatgacttcatcaataaattgtttgaatccttgccaaaccgcatggatgcagtccttcaagctcatggaagtcatacaagatattacatttggatctcatagcaccacaacttaatttgctgacatatttttgtatttgcagtaaatttgttcaatttctgtataggcgacaacacttttgtcttgccaaaatttgacctttctgtcttgattaaatgataaatattttttctgtgaaaattatttatttcagtgcattaaacatcatttgggagggttttagcttttcatatgagctatttctaacaccaatgaattaattaaaagtcaggttaatatcaggtatttctagaaaatagataagcgactagacttttgtcagggactgtatgtgcattttaagaccaatgtggctcagattttttttattgaaaacatCTTTTAGAAATAACATTTCCAACAATGTACATATTAAACAAGTAAACTCATTTCGCAGTCATAGGACAGAAATGGAAAGAACGTaacaaaagagagagagaaaaataaaagaaaaaataataatttaaaaaagaaaaaataataataataacaataataatcatGTTACATGAAAGATCTCATCATATTTCTTCAAAAAAGAAGTACATTTTCTTTTATCAATTAATCTTAGAGATTTGATTAAATATTGTACTTCACATAGCCTAAGAAATCAATAACAGTCGAAATTTTCTTAAGAAACCTTTGtttgtgaaaataaaacttggccgcaaaaagaaaattaaagaTACAATAcaagagaaaaataaatgacagaTGCTGGGATGAGCAGAAGCATGCATGCATTTCCTTGACTTTCTTCATGTTGTATTTGTAGCTTGTCGTTGCAATCCTTGTGAGGCATGCAAGATGTTCATTGGTGAGGTGGTTTCTCTGTTTCCTCTTTATCAAATTCATGGTTGATAATGTTGACTCGCAAGTGTATGTGCTCACAAAGAAGGACATAACTTTTTGCACAAGTGGCTTCAAAGTGGGAAAATCTTCTTCAGACAACAAACTCCAGAAGTGACCAACACCTGCTCCGAGTTCAGCTTTGAGAATGTCTTTTGTCTGCAGTTCTACAATTTCACTTTCTAAAGCAGCACGCTGAGTAGGGCAGAGCAGAATGATAGTTGGAGTGAGAGATGACACATCCTTGTGGAAGGGTGTCACAGACTGACTGTGACCCCAGACTTTTATAATGAAGGGACTGAACATGGGTATGTGCATACACTGAACTGTTtccaccattacacatacacacaaactaaaTGCCGGCTAAAAATACAATCTGATGTTGCGGGTTTGTAAGCTGATGTTGGTGTTGTAATATCCCTTATTCGTCCCAAGTTATCACTttccttgttttgtttgtttaatgctaaaatgtgttgaaatgtttaatgttcagtgatGCATGCTATTATAatatcattacacacacacaaaaaaagaacaacatACTTTACAACATAagagtttatttaatttcattcagtatcagtttaacTTCAATACATTTCAAACTGCAACACATACCTTCGGGTGCACCTTTCACTTGCCAAACCAGTACACATGGAAAGTAGCCATTTTTAAGCTAGCATTTGCTCATCAAAGGTTACTTCATCTAGTTCTGACCTCATGGGGGAGGGAGAGAACCTGGGATGTAAGTGTTTCCTTATATgttttgtctttattgttttgaGCTCTGTACATGTTAGTAGTTGTAAACAATATATGTTGTAGAGTTGAAATGTTgtgaaggttttttttgtttatgtcttgtcatctgtatgtaACCTATAGGTTTTCCCCTAAAATGGTATGCTCCAGAAATAGGAGGAGCCAAAGCCTATAAAAGAGGCAGCCATTTTAGGGAAAAAGGAGGATAGTGTGGAGAGATTGAAACACGTTTGTATTTTTGGGCCTGTACATTGGCATAGCCAACTTACATTCGTATATTGCaagtttattttcttttgtattatattttttgattattgtttctgttttttttttcactattggtactgtatatatatataatattttttcacCTTGGTGAATAAAACTACTGTACTGTACAGTTCCAGAAAGACCGTGATGAGCGTCAGGAAAGAGAGATTGCACGGCGAGAGCAGCACTACAAAGTACTCAGCCACCAGGGCACCCAACTACAGATGGATATGGAGCGTAGCCGAGTTAAAACTCCCGCTTCAGATGGTTCACTGCCAAGGGTATGGGACCAGGAGCCACGTCTGGCTAGGCTTGAGGACACTGATGACATTGAACATTTCTTGACCACTTTTGAAAGGTTGGCAGCTGTTTACCAGTGGCCAAGGAGAGACTGGGCAGTTCGGCTCATACCATTACTTACAGGCAAGGCCAGGAGTGCTTTTGTGGCCATGAACCCTTCTCAAACCCAGGACCATGATGAGCTTAAACAAGCCATACTGAGAAAGTATGAGATCAGTCCTGagcaaggttattttcgtaaacgaaaactgaaactaagactaaaactattggtcaaaaaacattttcgtaaactgaaataaaatttaaaaatctgaataaataaaaaactaaaactaaacgaaactaactactcttactaaaaaactaactgaaataaaataataattagcaaaaataaatattcgttttcgttgttaataagctctctttaatgtggtggaaaatctgactgtggcggttgagaGAGTGTCTATTGCGCTACTGCGCGTCAAGTGAGCtgaggagattaaccgctgtcctgtgacggacgTGTGCAGACAGTCAACACATCGCCAGTCCTAAACgggagttcacaaagaatcaatgcgtccgtgaCAGTGAAaggggaaataacacaaggtaatgagatgcacgttgaacttcttttaagctcactgttttagaatgccgtttcttacatgacgagagacgcaggcgcaaaagtcagcaactatattagcaaataacgttactagcctactgtgcgtttgagatttcatgtttgcataatattgacaggctcaaaggtgttatcataatcatttactactaataatattattatctgtgtggagacatttccccacaaagtagggaatgccaggacacacacacacacacaggtttgtttcactatataagtgaggacattgcatggacttacattgattttatatcaggttaatgatattttatatctccTAACCCAattcctatccctaaacctacccatcccaagaacgtgcaaaacaatagatttaaataaagacatgttttggccgatttataagcctttttaactagtgaggaccagtcttactagtcagttatcataatattttactagataagtgaggacattggtcccctttacaattattgcacaacaaacacacacacacacacacacacgcacgcacacacacatgtctggtgcgctatctttgtggggacttgccatatagacggtttttataccatacaaaccatattttctatccccctacactgcccctgcccctaaacctacccatcacaggaaacattctgcatttttacattttcaaaagaactcattatgtatgatttataagcttttgtacccatggggacctcaatttaggtccccacggtgacacgagtctgtgtgcattcagtttgaagtcctcaccaggctagaaaaacatgtacacacacacacacacacacacacacacacacacacacacacacacacacacacacagagcaaaaCAGTGTGTAgacactgctagcctacattgtactactgaagaaattaaaataagcttttaattgtttaacaatatttcatctgttatgagtgagtttgtctggaatttataatttttacttttatattttacgttgcatctattttgttctttaagatagatcctatataggtcatagtttgactcaagcttttttgctcaaaggtgaagacccaactttatgcatgttttgtaagactgtcctgggtttaaacaataatgcttgtttatcaagttatttcacttaaggatgtttagtaagattaaactctaatctgttaattaaactttgctgaaattaaaaaccttgatttggtctctacacttcattatggtaactctgctaaactataattactaaaactaaaactgaaactaaataaataaaaactaaatagaaatgtatttgcaaaataaaaactaaactaaaactagcaaaaccatttgtaaaactaaataaaactaaactgaaatttgtagcaaaattgaaaacgataataaaataaaaactaatttaaaaaagcaaaactataataaccttggtcCTGAGACATACCGGACAAGGTTCCGTTCTCTGAGCACCCTGACAGATGAGTCACCACAAGAACTCTATACGCGGCTTAAGGACTTGTTCTGCAAGTGGGTCCAGTTTAGCCAAAATAGTAAAGAGCATCTTATGGAGATTATCGTGCTTGAACAATATCTGCGGGTGTTGTATCCAGAAGTAAGGACTTGGGTCAAGGAGCACAATCCAGCCACTGCGGCCGAAGCTGCTAACCTAGTAGAGGCCTACATTGCTGCAAGGAGGGGCCCTGGAAACTTCCGTTATGCAGGCATACTACCATCTTCTAAGGGTAAGTCTGAGGGGTTTGGGGTGACTTCAAGCTCTCAAAGCCATGTTAAGATCCTGAAGCCTACACACCCTAAACCCACCTCTCCTGTTTCCACATTACAACCCCGTGTCCAGCAACAAGTTGTATGTTATAATTGTGGCGAGCCAGGACATACTAGGCCAGAATGTCCGTTGAAGAAGCCTAGGACAACTAGTCTTTGTTATGTTCCCAGGCCAGTGCAGTCATCATTTCCCCCACATGACACAGAGCCCATTATCACAGTGTTATTGAATGGCAAGCCACTTCCGGCTTTGGTTGACACAGGATGTGTTCGAACTCTGATACAAGCCAGATATGTACCCAGAGATAGCTGGAGTCAGGAAGAAACACTGACTGTTTGTTGTGTGCATGGTGATAACACTGAATTACCTACAGCTGAAGTCTATATTGAGGTGCAAAACCAGCCATACCTGATGAAAGTTGGAGTAGCCCAGAATCTGCCATATCCTGTTCTGTTAGGCACAGATTTGCCAGTGTTAGCAGAGTTGGTGCAGGAGACAGCATGGTGTGGTGTAGTGACGAGGGCTCAGGCTAAACATAACGTACAATCTATCCCACCAGTAGAAAACTTTAAAGCTCTGCAGATGATGCCTTTTTCCTCAGAGGAGGTGCTAGGAGAATCTAGACCTACTGAGGAAGTTAGGCTGCAGCAACGTAGAGGATGGGTAGAAAAGTTAATTGAGACCTCAGAACCAGCTGGAATACAGGCAGAGGCACCTGAACTGAGTGAGACAGACATTGTCATTCAGAACAATGTAGCACAGCTCCAACAAGAAGATTCCACCTTAGCTGCTTGTTTTAGGCATATTAGCGAGAAGCGAGGTGTTAACACTTTGTCAGATGAGACGTATGTAATAAAAAATGGACTACTGTACAGAAAGAGTAAGGAGGAGGGAACACAGTTGGTTGTACCCAAGACACAGAGAAGGGAGGTGTTAGCAATGGGACACTCCATCCCCTGGGCAGGCCATTTGGGGTTTATGAAGACATTCATGCGGATTGCTAAGAGGTTTTATTGGCCAAGAATGTACAGTGATGTTAAAGAGTATTGTAAGACATGCCCTGAATGTCAACTCGCTGTTGGTCGCACCCCTGTTTATGCTCCACTGGTACCACTACCCGTTGTTGACACACCCTTTGAGAGAATTGGGGTGGATATTGTTGGCCCTTTGGAGAGAAGCCAGGCAGGGAATAGATTCATTTTAGTCATATGTGATTATGCAACGAGGTAACCTGAGGCGTTCCCACTTCGAGAAGTCACTGCTAAGCAAATATCCACAGCACTCATAAAATTGTTCTCACAAGTAGGCATACCTCGTGAAGTCCTCACAGACCAAGGTCCCAACTTTATGAGCTGCACATTACAACAAGTATATCAGCTGTTAGGGATTAAGAGAGTACGAACCACCCCTTACCACCCACAGACTGATGGTTTAGTTGAACGGTTTAACCAAACCCTGAAGGTAATGCTCAAGAAATTTGTCTCTGAAACAGGCAAAGACTGGGACAAGTGGCTGGCTTTCCTCTTATTTGCCTACAGAGAGGTACCACAGGCCTCAACAGGGTTTTCACCTTTTGAGCTCCTTTATGGCCACCATGTAAGAGGACCCTTGGACGTGCTGAGAGAGAGCTGGGAAGACATGGACAGGTCCAGTAAGCAAAATATCCTCAACCATGTCCTCAAGATGAGGGAGCAACTTCAAAAGACCACTGCACTTGCTCAAAAGAATCTACTACAGTCCCAAGCCCAGCAGAAAGCATGGTATGACAAAGCAGCACGGACACGCACCTTCCAACCTGGTGAAGAGGTCCTGTTACTGTTACCCACGTCAGAGAACAAGCTGCTGGCAAAGTGGCAGGGCCCCTATCGAGTCCAGCGGAAAGTAGGTCCAGTGACCTATGAAATTGAAATTCCCTCGAGAAGCCAACCACTTCGCATCTTCCACATCAACATGTTTAAGAAATGGCATCCCCGTGCACAGCCCGGAGAGCCTGTGCAGGGGGCAACAGACTCAGTGACTGACAATGCCCTGTTTGTGAAAGcagtggaggaggaggaggaggaggaggttgAAGAACAGTACATTCCTGGTCAACGAAAGAAAGGTCAACTGAGCCTAGGACATCTGGGTAAAGAGCAAAGACAGCAACTATTAGAGTGCTTACCTGATCAGCTCTTCATGGAGACACCCGGTAGGACT harbors:
- the LOC137049234 gene encoding zinc finger protein 595-like isoform X3, whose protein sequence is MEFIKEESEDLKIENVFSLKHEETEEQRKKEESEDMKIEETFRVKDEETEELTDLTVLKKESEELNEMEEKDQFKNNYLTGEKPFNCSLAEKFLSQKKSKNKGTKSHFICQQCGNGFTLKSSLNRHMSVHTGEPYSCPQCGKSFCNKGHLNAHMRIHTGKCPFACQQCGKSFGKKVSLEVHMRIHTGEKPFTCKRCGKSFTVKGNFNRHMSIHTGEKPYTCQHCGRSFNLKESLSRHMRVHTGEKPFTCRHCVKSFDRHENFQDHMRLHTGETPYTCHQCGKNFTLKVNLNRHMRLHSGEQLHTCLQCGKSFSRKQTFENHMRIHTGEKPFTCKQCGTSFSRKVSLDSHMRIHTGEKPFTCQQCGKSFNRKARLDRHMRIHSGEKQFNCQQCGKSFNRKESLDSHMRIHSGEKPFNCQQCGKSFNRKESLDSHMRIHSGEKPFLCQQCGKSFNRKESLDSHMRIHSGEKPFNCQQCGKSFNRKESLVSHMRIHSGEKPFNCQQCGKSFNRKESLNRHIRIHTGEKPFTCGHCGKSFRNKTVLDYHMRIHTGEKPFTCQQCGKSFNRKESLNRHMRIHTKRKPPTISLEANTEVM
- the LOC137049234 gene encoding zinc finger protein 595-like isoform X4, which encodes MKIEETFRVKDEETEELTDLTVLKKESEELNEMEEKDQFKNNYLTGEKPFNCSLAEKFLSQKKSKNKGTKSHFICQQCGNGFTLKSSLNRHMSVHTGEPYSCPQCGKSFCNKGHLNAHMRIHTGKCPFACQQCGKSFGKKVSLEVHMRIHTGEKPFTCKRCGKSFTVKGNFNRHMSIHTGEKPYTCQHCGRSFNLKESLSRHMRVHTGEKPFTCRHCVKSFDRHENFQDHMRLHTGETPYTCHQCGKNFTLKVNLNRHMRLHSGEQLHTCLQCGKSFSRKQTFENHMRIHTGEKPFTCKQCGTSFSRKVSLDSHMRIHTGEKPFTCQQCGKSFNRKARLDRHMRIHSGEKQFNCQQCGKSFNRKESLDSHMRIHSGEKPFNCQQCGKSFNRKESLDSHMRIHSGEKPFLCQQCGKSFNRKESLDSHMRIHSGEKPFNCQQCGKSFNRKESLVSHMRIHSGEKPFNCQQCGKSFNRKESLNRHIRIHTGEKPFTCGHCGKSFRNKTVLDYHMRIHTGEKPFTCQQCGKSFNRKESLNRHMRIHTKRKPPTISLEANTEVM
- the LOC137049234 gene encoding zinc finger protein 271-like isoform X1, producing the protein MEFIKEESEDIKMEFIKEESEDIKMEFIKEESEDVKMEFIKEESEDIKMEFIKEESEDIKMEFIKEESEDVKIEETLRVKDEETEKQTDLTVLKKESEELNEMEEKDQFKNNYLTGEKPFNCSLAEKFLSQKKSKNKGTKSHFICQQCGNGFTLKSSLNRHMSVHTGEPYSCPQCGKSFCNKGHLNAHMRIHTGKCPFACQQCGKSFGKKVSLEVHMRIHTGEKPFTCKRCGKSFTVKGNFNRHMSIHTGEKPYTCQHCGRSFNLKESLSRHMRVHTGEKPFTCRHCVKSFDRHENFQDHMRLHTGETPYTCHQCGKNFTLKVNLNRHMRLHSGEQLHTCLQCGKSFSRKQTFENHMRIHTGEKPFTCKQCGTSFSRKVSLDSHMRIHTGEKPFTCQQCGKSFNRKARLDRHMRIHSGEKQFNCQQCGKSFNRKESLDSHMRIHSGEKPFNCQQCGKSFNRKESLDSHMRIHSGEKPFLCQQCGKSFNRKESLDSHMRIHSGEKPFNCQQCGKSFNRKESLVSHMRIHSGEKPFNCQQCGKSFNRKESLNRHIRIHTGEKPFTCGHCGKSFRNKTVLDYHMRIHTGEKPFTCQQCGKSFNRKESLNRHMRIHTKRKPPTISLEANTEVM